The DNA region CACCTACGGGGAGGTTCTTGGTTCCGGTGAAGTCGTTATCGTTTAGTTTGAGGGGCAGAGATGGGGAAGAGGATGGACACACCGGTGGAGAACGGTGAAGGAGGGGGCAGTGTCAGTGAGGTATAGGGCTCTTTCTGTGCATGGATGACAtttgttgttgctcttctttCCTTCTGTTTTTCTTTTAGTACGTATTTCGTTCTTTTCTACTTGCTCATATttgaacaataaataaaatgatgatTTTCCTATATTACTGTTAATTATGACTACATCTCtatcttaatttatgtgatagttTTTGCctctcaaaattcaaaatgcatgaactttgaccaatattttaagatgtattttttcaaataaattgatatgataaaagttgcaacttaaagtacattttatataattttcaaatatataaattttaattttaaattattgagttaatataatttaatttaacttaTAATTCAATTTGACTCtagaaaagtatcacataacttgaaaagtatcacataactTGAAACGGAAGGTGTATAAGTCGTTTTTTGCAATTTATTTACTGGAAATGGATAATGAGGATTCTGTCAATTACTCCAATTATTTGATGAATGGTCATCAAAACAGATTAGCAATCTTTAATTTCTAATAGAATTTCCTTGTAGGTTTGAGTAGTCTGGAACTTTTGACAGCGTTTGCTTAtatccaaaatttcaaattttattttagttttgacTTTGAAAGCTTCCTCACAAGACAAATGAGGATCAAACAGTTCAAAATCAACTATTTTCAAATTCATTGGGTGTCCGAGAGAGATAGCTCCCTTTAGTTTAACTtatactctctctgtttcaatttatgtgaatctattaTTATTTGAAGAGTTTATGAGGTGGTTCTTTGACCACATTTTTCTTacatctttttaaaattatttgatttataaattatcatgacttataatactttttatgtaatttctaaatataataaatttatttttacaaatttgaaaaatctatgtcaaaatttgtggtcaaagttataaagtttgaccctcATACTCtgaaaaggttcacataaattgaagcggagggagtatatattatcactataacaaaaaaaattgcattaTCAAgttattcaaaaaatatttttaggtccattttcaaaatgtgagatgtttaattttacaaaaaatatatatatttatgtgttaCAATAAATAATGATGATCTGATAGTATAAAACATCTCTTATACAGACGATATATAAATTTAAACTCAGTTTGAAGTCTCATTGGGAGCACTCGATAAAAATCTTATACAAATTATTAACAATTTGACTCATattaaagtaaatatttaaataCGAGTAAATTTCTACTATATCACATTTCAGAAATTCAGagtaatatttttcctttcattttggATTTTGCATAccctttaagaaataataaatgaagtgctattttatcatgatacccatattaattgctgTATAGTCTTaataaacttgaaaaataatttagaatgagtaattaatgctaaggataaaataagaaaaataaattgtttttctctttatatgcgaaagtggataagtaaaagtaaaaaatctatttttatataaacaagaaaaataaattaatatttctactcatttcgtcccatattacttctTACATAATATCGCTAAAAAATATgtcccaaattacttgttcatttacaaaactaagataaaattaattaaattttttccatcttatttatatatattcttgGACAAATAAGAATGTATTTATcgagagataggggtaagacaaagaaatatatcttttatttatgatataCTCCAAAGGGAAAatgaccaagtaatatgggacgggaGGGAGTAGAGTATATTACGTAATGTCATTTGCACTAACCATTTGCACACCCCAGAACATACCATTACTccgtataaaaatatatatgaccaaaatacccctaattaaattgtttgggatttataaaattaaaataaaattaattaaataggtggatttttttattttatctttttatccGGAGAAgtatcctttttttaaaaaaaataaattatttttattaataagaatgcattttgaacataaaaaataaatgctAAGTGGAATGTCCAAAAGACTAGTCTCTGCCTTTCAGCGAGTCCAATGCACTACATGACGAATAAAAAGGACACTCTAACGTGGCTCCCATTTGCCAGATGATGATGAATAGACAATAAATACAACTATATCAAAGAACACACACCAAATGTAAATGTCGTCAAGCATTATTCTAGTTCATCAAttacataaatgaaataaaatctcCGACCATATTAATTAAGAAAGTAAACATTAATTATTGTAATCATGCACCAAATTATTGTAATCATGCACCCTACAAACCCAGCCTTGCACATCACTAAAATAAtttgatactccctccgttcacttttacttgtctactattctaaaaatagattttcacttttacttgttcactttcgcatattaaaagaaatataatttattttcttcttttgcccttagcattaattactcatttcaaatcattgtCAAATTCAATACAATTATataccaattaatatgagtatcatgttaaaatatgcacttcatttattattttttaaagggtGTGCAAAGTCCatagtggataagtaaaagtgaacggagggagtattagacTTAAACAATACAAGTGTAGCTGGAAAGATTCTTAGTGATTCATTATAAAAGGACATCCTTAATCCTGCAAAAGAACCATCAGTTTCTTATCAAGttccaatttcaagaaaaaaggtTTTCAGAAATTTATACTTAAGAGAATCAATAATATAATGGAGGGATTCAATAAGTTGGCTATGGTTTTCACAATTTGCATAATGATGCTTGTAGCTTTTGGGAATATTGGAGTTTTGGCTGCAGGAGAAGCACCTTCACCTTCACCTTCCATGGAGAATGATGGCACTGCTTTGTTTGTTCCAATTCTAATGGCTGCTATTGCTTCTACTGCCGGTTTCTTCTTATAAAGATCAACCCTTAtgtcatatatttttatttattattttgtctTGATCATTTCTAAATCGGTGCATTATTATATATTGAGAGTTATATAATTGCATTTTTTCACACCTAATGTATGTACCATTTATTGATAATATCATCCTATCCACTTtccttttgtatattttgcttAATTCCTTGTCCAATTCATTTCTTTACAAAACCACGGAAAGATCATTCCCGTTTGTTTCATTAAAAAGATATGAAATGACGATATGATCACATAAGACAAcaagattatatatatacagtgATATAAAATAGTTAATGTGCTTAGAACATGGATTAGTATTGACAATTAGGATATAACACAGAATCTTCGAATTAAACATcaattccttaacatttcctttcctttttcttttataattgtgGTATTCGGGTTAGCTTAGGGGTATCTCGAGGGATTACTTGAATTATTTCCCACTAACATGGGTATAGGGTAATTCTATGATTCTATCCACCAAAGCTTAGACAAATAAAGagaaatcacctagtatttttatctttaaaaattGAACCTCAAACCTCATGATTTTCAACTCACTTTAAGATTAGCATAcagttttgtgtttttttttttttttttttttttttttttttttttttttgttgaaagagaagaagagaaagataaAATTGACAACCTGCAAAATCTCAAATTTAATGCTTATGAGAGGAAGTTAATACCGCCGTTTGAATTGCACATGCACAGACGATCATGTCGGTtctgaaaattaaaattgactAATCAGAGAAATGACCAATATAGCCCTTAATGTACTGATGTTGCTTTATATTGGTCCTTTATATATGCTATCTTGACCGATATAATCCTTCATCTATGTAAAGAAGTGATGAATTTGGTCCAAAACCTTAAATTTaacataatttttcaaaaaggaCAGTTAAATCTAACAGAATTGAGCCAGCGAAGTAGAGTGAGCGAGTGTGGAATTTACTAGTTTTGGTAAAACCGTAAAAGCATTTAAAGATGACTTCTAGATCAGGGAGTCTAATGGAATTTACTAGTTTAGTATTATCTTGTAGATTCTAATATTTACAGAAAGGTAAACCAAAAAGGTAAAACGTCGTCTTATGCCATGAATAACATAATGATCAATATGTAAAATTTAATTCAGCTATTAGATTTAATCTCCTTTACCGAATACAGAAGAGAAAAGCATCCAagacaaaaagagaaaataatgtttccatgttgattttatttttgagatcctACGGATATTAGACGAAGATATAGTGTGCAGCTGTCTTCATtagaaaaaaggggaaatatCGTAATTTCCTAGTGACGACACTTGATTCGTCGctattataaataaaataaactatcTGTAAATTGAAGTAATAAGATAGACCTTGTTATAAGAGCTTCTACAgcgaaaattaaatatataaggaaaaaagagaCTCTTGAAACGAAGAGTTCTTGGAAAGGTCACAAGTTGGATGTTATTTACTTTcgaattttaaaattgaaatttccAAATGCTTATTTCTTATGGTTCTTGTAATGTAATATTCACTTTGATATGCGTATTTTCTTACTCATGCATATCATTTTTAAGACATGTTGCATCCCCTGTTTTACCGATTTATTAATTACTCCTACCTCTATGATTTGAAGGGATGCCTTGGCGTAATTGATAAAGTTGCTGCTATATGATCAGAAGGTCACGGGTTCAAGTCGTGAAAGCAACTcttaggccccgtttggacatggtttgaaaccatgatttcaaacctTATTTgaacatgcaatttggatattttaagttgtattttctcttatagacataaaaacctcacaaattgtgaaaactatcacaacattctcaattcttatacaatcttaccaaatgagcaagtcatagttcataacaaaattagtatactactagaagacctttctaaaaaacaCAACATtgattaatcaaactttagttcaataaaaacgaaaatttaacatgaatagtaatgtaactattCTTTAATTtaatcctcccacataaattaaaggttggtggaaattaatgagattggtaaatgattgaaatatctaccaacttatgggtctttttttttacaaaatataaacttatgagttaaattttatatttaaaaaagttgaaaccatggcttcaaaccccaaatcatgcctgtttcaaaccccaaatcatgcctttttggatgatttggggtttgaaaccatgagtgaaaacgcatgtccaaacgctggtttGGGGTCATGGTTTGAAAacgcatggccaaacgcctacttacaGAAATATAGGCTAAGACGTTGCACAATAGACCCTTGTTGTCCGGCCTTTCTTGGACATGTGCATAACGGGAGCTTAGTACACCATGCTGCCCTTTTACTATTCTCCACGTTCATTTTATGTGGTACAttatccttttccttttattctcCAAAGAATTTAgtctttctccaaaaaaaatgagatttctgCCTTTTTAGaaaggccaaagtcatagatggacccctgaacttgtcTTGATTTTCCATCTAGACCCCCCAACTGAAACGTTGACCATTTCGAACccccgaacataagataaatCGTGCCATTTGAACCCCTCGTGCCCGGCACACGCGTGAAGCTCACTTTGCTTTAAACAGAGCGTGAGagaccaatttttttctttttttgaatttttaatcattaaaaattaattttaacaaaaactctattttaaaatatatttaaataattaaaaaaattgaaaaacccaacccatcctctccgatactTCCCACTTCACCGCCACCACGGTTGCCCCTCCTCCTCCGCCGCCGTCGccgctttctttttttaaatttttaatcattaaaaattaattttaacaaaaacgctatttaaatagattttgaagcgaCGGGGGCAGTGGCGGCGGCGAgatgggctatcggagaggatgggttgggtttttcaatttttttaattatttaaatagattttaaaatagagtttttgttaaaattaatttttaatgattaaaaattttaaaaaaaagaaagcggcGGCAGCGGAGGAGGTAGTGGCGGCGGTGaggtgggctatcggagaggatgggttgggtttttcaattttttttaattatttaaatagattttaaaatagagtttttgttaaaattaatttttaatgattaaaaatttaaaaaaagaaagcggcggcggcggcggagGAGGCAGCGGCGGCAGTGGTGGCGGCAaggtgggctatcggagaggatgggttgggtttttcaattttttttaattatttaaatagattttaaaatagagtttttgttaaaattaattgtttttggTGACacgacttatttttttttaaaaaaaacaggTAACATGACATGGCTCCATGTCATTGgtctatttttccatgtcaCAGCAAGTGAGCTTCACGCGTGTGCCCGACTGCACGAGGGTTCAAATGGCACATTATCTTATGTTCGGGGGTTCAGATGGTCAACATTTCAGTTGGAGGGTCTAGATGgaaaatcaggacaagttcaggggttcatctatgactttggcctttTAGAAACTATTTTATCTTACTTACcattaataatttaacttattaGGACCCACTTGAtataaaagtttattttttataaggAGAGAGAAAGTAAAAAGACATGTGAAATTCTTATCACTACTCATTTAAAAGGATAATTTTAATACTTTGCACATTTTTGGCTTAGTATAAACTTATTCGCATTCGGTGTTCACAATTCTTGAAATGTCATATTCAAAAAAACTAACCCGACCCGGGTAAAAATTTATATGTTAAATTCTTCTTGGATTTTTTAAGTTCTAAATCTATTCAAACACGTTCACATAAAATTAAGACTAGATAGTTAGATTTACTTATTTAGGTTGCCTattacatttttatatataatataacccTTTACAATTCAAACAGAAGAAATAACTCTTTATATGTAAAACTATAGAGTTTTCGAGAGATTTAACATACTAAAACAATTTGAATAACAAGCTATATACAAATCAATTGACCTAAATATTTGTAGTTTTTGTAGCAGCTTGATTGTCGAAAAGGTAATTAAAAGTTGGACTAACTGATTTTTGTGATCCTTACTTCGCTTTTACATTTTGACAGGTACGACGACCTATGATGCTTCAAAAGAAAAGCTCCATAAATGGCTATTGTTAATTAAGAATTACTTGCCAGATTAAATCAAAGTGCCCATTAGTACATATTATGTGATTTTCTGTGAATTTATCTGCTAAGACTGAGGAGAAACTAAAACTCGCAACCAAGATATATTAGCATGAACATTATTtagtatattatatttattaactacttaattttgttttttgttgtttGCCTTTTATAGAGTTTTTGATAACTAAATGAAATGAGTTAAATTATATCCAAAAAGGGAAAGGTCAAAAATTTGCTTATTTATTATCCAAAGTATCTTAATTTTACAATTTGTTAAACTTTGAGACATTTCATACACTTGCCATTTTGAAATCGTCATCTATTTGACTTTTACTCTAACAAGCTCTAATACGGATTAATTGGATCccacatatcaaaatatttttaaaaaaagtttcaaatttaGCCCTCTAATTTTCATTGTCGCTTAAAATACCCGATAATAAACTTCAAGTTAGAACTATGTTAAGGTCAATGACAAATATGATTACGATTTGCTATCAAGACGAGTATAAATAACCAAAAgtataacaaaaaataaaattaaaaaaacacataaagCTGATTGGGCccctaaaagaaaaaaaaaggaaaaaaagaaaagaaaacatataAGACCCATTTGGATCTGCTTCCATCGTGCCTACTCctcaaaaaatacttttcattTATGTTACAGAGGGTTTTTCAGCCATGAGAATAAGGAAGCATGCCAAAATTTCCCCGCTCCACTATGCTTCTTCTATATTTCTCAAACAACACGGTACCGTTTTACAGACCCACGTTAATTGTCAGCTCAACCAGTCACCATGGGATGTTATCACATTTTCCTTAGATGAAAATATTAACCAGCAGACTCTACTTGTTCCTCATCAGGTCAGTCTAATAAAACTCATTTTCTCATTATTTTTCTTCCCCTTTTACCAGATCTATACAATACCCAATTCGTTTCTTCAATGTTCTTACATTTTTTTGGCTCTTTTGTATTAGCTTTGTGGTTTAGGGTTTTAAGGAGAGTGTCTGTTAGGGTTGCTTAATGAATCTCAATCTCACCATTTTTGTCGTGTATTTAGGCTTCTTTGTACAATTTGTTTCATGGGTTTTCACTGTTTTGCCCTATTATTCACCGCACAGCTTGTATTCTTTTAAGAACTTTCTCGATAAactttattaattttctttgCTGCAGTTGGATGGATGTGATAACTACGCTGTAAATGGGACCTTTTATGATTCAGAGCAGAGGTAACTTTCCACTATTACATCAATTTTAAATACTAGTagaatcttttatttctttttatatttcagAAAACGATAATTAGGAGATTTGAAATTTTGGCGTAACAGTTGGTTATTATTCGTTGGATTTTGGCTCAAATGCAATTGGTTGTGATTTTAAGTTAATATTGTTTTTCCTGTAGCAATATCACTTCAATGAAGCTCGATGATAATAcagaaaagaaagagatgaaTTATTTTAACAATAATAATGTCGCTGATATACCTGCTGCTAATTTCGACGCATTTGAGAAAGAGCAAGACGACCAAGAAATAGAGGAGCTAGGGTTGGAAAAAAATGGAGATAATAATATTACAACAATGTGTTGCAAGAATGACGGAAAGGGATGGCAATGCAATAGAGAGGCAAAAAAAGGGCATACTTTCTGTGAACACCATTTTGCTCAAGTGAAAAAGCATTACAGTAGTAGCAACTCAACTCATTCTACTATTACTATTGCTAACAACTCCGACGCCAAAATTAACAGTACCCCGAGTTCTCGAGGCCGCCCCCATCGTCCTAAGAAATCGTCGTCTTCAGAATTCTACTATTATTCTGGTTTTGGTCCTTTATGGGGCAAGAAAAGAGGTCCATCGATTGGGAAGAATAATAATGCAGGTGAAATATACTCCAGTGATTGTCACGGGGCACAATCTTCATCTTCTCAAATGGATAATGAAGGtaattttgactatattgaagacgaggatgatgatgatgatgaagttgAAAACTGTAAGATTAAAAAAGCCCGTAAGCCCATCAAAGCTAGGTCACTCAAATCTTTAATGTGAAATTCAACAGCAATTTCTAGCTAGCTAGTGTATTACTGCTTTTTGGTCGACAAGTGTTGTGATTATTATCGTAGAATGGTGTTAGTTTTTTTTAGGGTATGATAGATTATTTTGATTTCTTgtttaattataaaagaaaatatgattttggtTTCATGGTTGTAGTGTTCTACTCTAGGTGACATTAGCTTTAATTTACTTCAGTATAGCCTCAGCATGTGTGGGGAATGCGATGTTTATATGTAGACATCCTTGTGTTGGACAAATCTTTATAAGGGTAGAACTGTAATTTCATATCGTCACTTGTTGTTTCAACGGATATTTTGTTTGAATTGTATCCTTGTCAGTCCAAGTGTGTGGCATGCGGCGGTAAAATGGTAAGTGTGGGAGTTCTTCTTCATCACGTGTATCAGGTTAATTAATATCAATAATTACTCCACTACTCTTTAAGTACTATAACTATTAATTAGTACGAAATGTAAAACAAAATTTTCTCGAACAATCAACTTTGCCGAAATATGTAAGGTAAAAGAGTTCAAAAGaatattttgtttgaaaaatatGAACTAAGTATTAGTTAATCTATGCGTTCCGCCATTTATATAACACTAAAGTACCAGTATTTGGAGTCGAGCTACATTTTTATTCTTTGACcacaactttttttcaaatatttctgGTTATTTTATTAATGAAAACATTTGATTTGTTTGCTACTACAGTTTActgcaaaaaataaaatcttaaggaatcaatacctaaattcacataatttttttaaagaattagaCTTGCACCCAAGTGTTTACCTGTAAAACGGTTTAGTTGAATTTATAGACTTGGTCAGGGACACGTAGATCAGAGTGACCAGTAAGATTAGGCTATTCGTTTAGAAATAATGTAAATATGCGTAAATAAGCAAGAAATAATGGAAAAGCCTGGGCAGTAATCGATTGTCCTGGACGTAGTTTCCTTTGTTCCGATCTAGTCGTGGCACCGGAGCTTGATATGAACACAATAAAGTTAAAAAGCTATGCAAAGAATTTGTATAGGAACTGAATATATTATCTTGTATTTCGTGTCCTTACAATGGGAATGATCacctctat from Lycium ferocissimum isolate CSIRO_LF1 chromosome 2, AGI_CSIRO_Lferr_CH_V1, whole genome shotgun sequence includes:
- the LOC132042637 gene encoding uncharacterized protein LOC132042637 isoform X1, which translates into the protein MRIRKHAKISPLHYASSIFLKQHGTVLQTHVNCQLNQSPWDVITFSLDENINQQTLLVPHQLDGCDNYAVNGTFYDSEQSNITSMKLDDNTEKKEMNYFNNNNVADIPAANFDAFEKEQDDQEIEELGLEKNGDNNITTMCCKNDGKGWQCNREAKKGHTFCEHHFAQVKKHYSSSNSTHSTITIANNSDAKINSTPSSRGRPHRPKKSSSSEFYYYSGFGPLWGKKRGPSIGKNNNAGEIYSSDCHGAQSSSSQMDNEGNFDYIEDEDDDDDEVENCKIKKARKPIKARSLKSLM